Proteins found in one Paenibacillus borealis genomic segment:
- a CDS encoding ABC transporter substrate-binding protein, translating to MKRNKWGAMGLASLLLASLLGGCSSGKSASDTSTNAGNAANAEEKVTLRFSWWGGEDRHAATLAAIEAYKQVEPGVTIEAEYQGFDGYEQKIKTQLAGKTSADIMQLDLPWLQELTKKGDFFVDLKAQPEFDASGFDQGFLDNYGMYDGKLAAVPTGVNAYCLIINKSLADKLNVDSAAQWTWDSLLEAGKQLHAQDSSKYLLLTDHAALRQDMVTMLKQRTGKQWVQEDYTLGFTKEDAAASFDWLYQAMQAGVYQPLGESDLFFGKIDQNPKWINQEIPIAPSMSSILPSLKTVLPEGTEVITALPVIAKDAKDSGVLVRPSQLFAVSNDSAHKAEAVKFLSWFMNDPGAAAILGDVRSVPPVKASQEAAVTAGKIDAAITNAVELGLSHAGLVDNAVANNSEVQKIMDDIVQKVSYGKSNAEQAADELIASLTSKLKDLQDRE from the coding sequence ATGAAAAGAAACAAATGGGGGGCCATGGGCCTGGCATCTCTGCTGCTCGCTTCACTCCTCGGCGGCTGCTCTTCCGGCAAATCCGCTTCGGACACCAGTACAAACGCCGGCAATGCCGCAAATGCAGAAGAGAAGGTGACGCTGCGCTTCAGCTGGTGGGGCGGAGAAGACCGCCATGCCGCAACGCTGGCCGCAATCGAGGCCTACAAGCAGGTTGAGCCGGGTGTAACCATTGAGGCAGAATACCAGGGCTTTGACGGCTACGAGCAGAAGATCAAGACCCAGCTTGCCGGCAAAACCTCGGCCGATATTATGCAGCTTGATCTGCCATGGCTGCAGGAGTTGACCAAGAAAGGCGATTTCTTCGTCGACTTGAAAGCGCAGCCGGAATTCGATGCTTCCGGTTTCGACCAGGGCTTCCTGGACAATTACGGCATGTATGACGGCAAGCTGGCCGCTGTGCCTACAGGCGTTAACGCCTACTGCCTGATCATCAACAAGTCACTGGCCGATAAGCTGAATGTGGATTCCGCTGCCCAGTGGACCTGGGATTCCCTCCTTGAGGCCGGTAAGCAGCTGCATGCACAGGACAGCTCGAAATATCTCCTGCTGACCGACCATGCCGCACTGCGTCAGGATATGGTCACAATGCTAAAGCAGCGCACCGGCAAGCAGTGGGTCCAGGAGGATTACACGCTGGGCTTCACCAAAGAGGATGCGGCGGCAAGCTTCGACTGGCTCTATCAGGCAATGCAGGCCGGTGTCTATCAGCCGCTGGGTGAAAGCGATCTGTTCTTCGGCAAAATCGATCAGAATCCGAAGTGGATCAATCAGGAGATTCCCATTGCTCCATCGATGAGCAGCATCCTGCCTTCCCTCAAGACTGTACTGCCGGAAGGCACCGAAGTCATTACCGCTCTTCCCGTAATTGCCAAGGATGCCAAGGACTCCGGCGTGCTGGTCAGACCTTCGCAGCTGTTCGCTGTCAGCAATGACAGCGCGCATAAGGCCGAAGCTGTGAAGTTCCTGAGCTGGTTCATGAATGATCCCGGGGCAGCAGCCATTCTGGGGGATGTCCGCTCTGTACCACCGGTTAAGGCTTCACAGGAAGCAGCCGTTACGGCCGGCAAGATTGACGCCGCCATCACCAATGCCGTTGAGCTGGGCCTTAGCCATGCAGGACTAGTCGATAATGCCGTTGCCAATAACTCTGAAGTACAGAAAATCATGGACGATATCGTCCAGAAGGTTAGCT
- a CDS encoding response regulator transcription factor, producing the protein MYNLLIVDDETETREALSSYFPWNEIGFHIIGQAGNGREALRFIEGEERVDIVLTDIKMPVMTGIELAEDLYRSKRDIKVVFLSGYRDFEYAQQALHYRVSNYVLKPAKYHVLLDVFVKLREELEAGNVEKERSAAEDLQGSDESFIIRQIKDYVTSHYQNASLEQAAKLVHMNANYLSFFFKQKTGQNFSDYVIQHKMEVAAGLLQDMSFKTYTVSEMVGYSNAKNFTRTFKSYYGKTPSEYRNGPAAP; encoded by the coding sequence ATGTATAACCTATTGATTGTGGATGATGAAACGGAGACACGTGAGGCGCTTTCCAGTTATTTTCCGTGGAATGAGATCGGATTCCATATCATCGGCCAGGCCGGCAACGGGCGCGAGGCGCTGCGTTTCATTGAAGGCGAGGAGCGGGTGGACATTGTGCTGACTGATATCAAGATGCCTGTGATGACCGGGATTGAGCTGGCCGAGGATCTATATAGAAGCAAACGGGATATCAAGGTAGTCTTCCTGAGCGGATACCGCGATTTCGAGTATGCCCAGCAGGCCCTGCATTACAGGGTCAGCAATTATGTGCTTAAGCCGGCGAAATACCATGTGCTGCTGGATGTATTCGTCAAGCTCCGGGAGGAGCTGGAGGCAGGCAATGTGGAGAAGGAGCGCTCAGCGGCAGAGGATCTGCAAGGGAGCGATGAGAGCTTCATTATCCGCCAGATCAAAGACTATGTCACAAGCCATTATCAGAATGCCTCACTCGAACAGGCGGCCAAGCTGGTCCATATGAATGCCAACTACCTCAGCTTCTTCTTCAAGCAGAAGACGGGCCAGAATTTCTCGGACTATGTGATTCAGCATAAAATGGAGGTAGCCGCCGGACTGCTGCAGGACATGAGCTTCAAAACCTATACGGTCAGTGAAATGGTCGGCTACAGCAATGCCAAGAACTTCACCCGCACCTTCAAGAGCTATTATGGCAAAACACCCAGTGAATACCGGAACGGCCCGGCTGCCCCATGA